TTGGCGTTGAGGATCTGCGCGTCGAGGGGCGCGATGGGCCCGCTCGACTGGCCGAACAGCACGATCATCCCCCGCAGCGCGAGGCAGTTGAGGCTCTTGTCGAAGGTGTCCTTGCCGACGGAGTCGTAGACGACCTGGACGCCTTTGCCCCCGGTGAGACGCTTGACCTCAGCCTCGAAGTCCTGCTTCGTGTAGAGGATCACCTCGTCGGCGCCCGCCTCGCGCGCGAGCTTGGCCTTGTCCTCCGTGGAGACGGTACCGATCACGCGGGCCCCGCGCATCTTGGCGATCTGGCAGAGGAGCAGGCCGACGCCCCCCGCCGCCGCGTGCACGAGGCAGGTGTCGCCGCTCTTGAGGGGATACGTCGAGCAGGCGAGGTAGTGCGCCGTCATGCCCTGCAGCATCGCCGCCGCTCCCTGCTTGGTGCTCACGCCCTGCGGGAGCGGGACGAGCCGGTCCGCCGGCACCGCCGCGTACTGGGCGTAGGAGCCGCGCACGCCGGTATAGGCGACCTTGTCGCCGACCTTCACATCGCTCACGCCGGCGCCGACGGCCGTCACGGTGCCGCCGCCCTCCATGCCGAGCGTCGCCGGAAGATCGGCCTTGTAGAGACCGGTACGGAAGTACACGTCGATGTAGTTCAGTCCGGCGGCGTCGAGCTTGACCACGGCCTCGCCGGCCTTCGGCGTCGGCTCCGGCACGTCCTCGTACCGCAAGACCTCGGGTCCTCCCGGCGTGTGGATGCGAACAGCTTTCATGGGGCTGACCTCCTCGGGCCAACGTGATGTGCTTCGAAGTGCCAGCGGATTATAGCATCGGCGCGCGACGGCGCCGGGTCAGCCTTGGCGGCGGGCCGCGCGCGCGGCGGGCCAGTAGCGGAGGACCGGCGGCAGCAGCGGCAGCGCGTGGCGTACGAGCCAGGCGCCCGCGCCCAGCGCGGTCCGGTGGCGCGCGTCCCACCGAAAGCCATACGCCGCGCGGATCGACGGCGGCAGCAGCCCGATGGCCACGATCCGGAACATCCAGGCCAGCGGCCAGACCACGCGGAGCACCGGGGGCGCGAGCAGGTCGCGGGCCAGGGCGCGAGCCGTGTCGGTGACCACGATCTGCCCGCTTCCCAGCCTCGCGTCCATGTACGTCTGCAGCTCCACGGTGCTCCGCGGCAACGATCCCTCCGGAATGCCCAGCAGCGGCTCGACGCGGGCCGCCTCCGCGCAGTACCGGTCCTTGTCCTGGGGCGTCAGCGGGCCCACGTAGAGCTCGTAGGCCCGCGTGAACGCGTCCAGGCAGCTGGCGTGCACCCAGGTCAGCAGCGAGGGGTCGTGGGCCGAGTAGCTCGCTCCCGCTGGGTATGGCCCTTCGGGCTGGCGAAGGGGGCCGTGAATCCGGTCGTGCACCCGGTTGATGGCCCCGGCGGCCCGGGCCGCGCCGTCCTCGCCGCCGAAGGTCAGGTCTAACATCGCGCCCAGCGTGCGCTGCAGCCGGCGCCACGACGCCCGCGTGTCACGGCGGAAGCCGCTGTGGTCGGCGACGCCCCGGGCGACGAGGGGATGCGCGAACTGGAGGAGGATCGCGCTGCCCCAGCCCAGCAGCAGGGCCACCTCGCGGTGGACCCTCCACGAGACGCTCTCGGCGGCGCCGGCGTGGCGGTCGGCGGTGGGCAGGGACGGCCGCACGGGCTACACCTTCAGCAGCCTGAAGCGCTCCCTGGTGACCATGCCGCCTCCTTGGAGATTACCGCATCGTGCCCAGGTCGATGGCGAAGTTCGTGACGTCCCGGCCGTCGGCGTCGCGCACGACGAGTGTCAACCGCGACGTGCCGGTGATGTCCTTGCTCGGAAACCAGTACACGCAGCGGGCCAGGTAGGTGCCGTTCTCCTGCCGGATGCCGGTGCGCTCGTTCTGCACCAGCGAGGGCTCGATCTGCCGGGCGCCGAGGACGAGCCGCGGACGGAAGTAGCGAGCGAAGTCCTCCCGCGGCCCATTGAGGTTGACCTCGAACCGCAGCCGCTCTTTGAGCTCC
The window above is part of the Candidatus Methylomirabilota bacterium genome. Proteins encoded here:
- a CDS encoding quinone oxidoreductase, which codes for MKAVRIHTPGGPEVLRYEDVPEPTPKAGEAVVKLDAAGLNYIDVYFRTGLYKADLPATLGMEGGGTVTAVGAGVSDVKVGDKVAYTGVRGSYAQYAAVPADRLVPLPQGVSTKQGAAAMLQGMTAHYLACSTYPLKSGDTCLVHAAAGGVGLLLCQIAKMRGARVIGTVSTEDKAKLAREAGADEVILYTKQDFEAEVKRLTGGKGVQVVYDSVGKDTFDKSLNCLALRGMIVLFGQSSGPIAPLDAQILNAKGSVYLARPSLFHHIPTRPELLQRAGEVLGWVRDGKLKLRIAFEFPLKEAGEAHKALEGRKTTGKVLLIP
- a CDS encoding oxygenase MpaB family protein, which translates into the protein MRPSLPTADRHAGAAESVSWRVHREVALLLGWGSAILLQFAHPLVARGVADHSGFRRDTRASWRRLQRTLGAMLDLTFGGEDGAARAAGAINRVHDRIHGPLRQPEGPYPAGASYSAHDPSLLTWVHASCLDAFTRAYELYVGPLTPQDKDRYCAEAARVEPLLGIPEGSLPRSTVELQTYMDARLGSGQIVVTDTARALARDLLAPPVLRVVWPLAWMFRIVAIGLLPPSIRAAYGFRWDARHRTALGAGAWLVRHALPLLPPVLRYWPAARAARRQG